One stretch of Pontiella desulfatans DNA includes these proteins:
- a CDS encoding DUF3368 domain-containing protein yields the protein MIVVSDTSPITALISTNKIDLLQRLYGKVVIPLAVANELMDYHETIPEFICPISIEASPLLEQLKHQLDPGEAEGIVLAKQLKANLLLIDETLGREAARQEHLPVIGLMGVLLVAKKKDFIASISDLIEQLESKAGFYLSLQVKARVLEAAGE from the coding sequence GTGATTGTCGTTAGCGACACCTCTCCTATCACCGCTTTGATTTCCACAAACAAAATCGACCTTTTACAACGACTCTACGGGAAAGTCGTTATCCCTCTGGCAGTTGCGAATGAGCTTATGGATTATCACGAAACCATTCCGGAGTTCATTTGTCCCATATCTATCGAAGCATCGCCATTGCTTGAGCAACTCAAACATCAGCTCGATCCCGGTGAAGCGGAGGGCATTGTCCTTGCCAAACAGCTCAAGGCAAACCTACTCCTGATCGACGAGACCCTTGGCCGCGAGGCAGCCCGTCAGGAACATCTACCAGTCATCGGCCTGATGGGCGTTCTCCTTGTTGCAAAGAAGAAGGATTTTATCGCGTCTATCAGCGACCTAATCGAACAATTGGAATCCAAAGCGGGCTTCTATCTCTCCCTTCAAGTTAAAGCCAGAGTCCTCGAAGCCGCAGGGGAATAA
- a CDS encoding glutamine--tRNA ligase/YqeY domain fusion protein, giving the protein MSEEIKTTNFIHDIIDADLASGKRSEVVTRFPPEPNGYLHIGHAKAITLDFGTAEKYNGRCHLRFDDTNPEAEDIEYVNAIQADIKWLGFDWGEHLYWASNYFDTMYEYAVRLIKKGKAYVCELSSEAFKDYRGVPTRPGKEPPGRERSVEENLELFEKMKNGEFNDGACVLRARIDMTSPNLHLRDPAIYRIKRAHHHNTGDKWCIYPMYDFAHCIEDSIEGVTHSMCTMEFEVHRPLYDWILEELEVFQSRQYEFSKLNLTYIVLSKRRLLQLVNEGRVSGWDDPRMPTLCGMRRRGFTAEAIKKLCAIVGCTKFEGITEIEQFESIIRDDLNENSLRAMGVVDPIKVVIENYPDDLEEEFEVPNHPQKEECGVRKVPFSKELWVERTDYMDDAPNKFKGFTVGREVRLRSAYLVTCNEVVKDDEGNVVELRCTYDPETKGGSAPDGRKVRSTIHWLSAKHAIDAEVRLYDRLYTVENPLADKEKDFKDFINPKSLEVITAKLEPMLANVEPGVRYQFERVGYFCADLDHTPEKPVFNRTLTLRAPRKV; this is encoded by the coding sequence ATGAGCGAAGAAATCAAGACCACCAATTTCATACACGACATCATCGACGCCGACCTGGCCTCGGGCAAGCGCTCCGAAGTGGTGACCCGCTTCCCGCCGGAACCCAACGGCTACCTGCATATCGGCCACGCCAAGGCCATCACGCTCGATTTCGGTACGGCCGAAAAATACAACGGCCGCTGCCACCTGCGCTTCGACGACACCAACCCCGAGGCCGAGGACATCGAATATGTCAATGCCATCCAGGCCGACATCAAATGGCTCGGTTTCGACTGGGGCGAACACCTCTACTGGGCGTCCAACTATTTCGACACGATGTATGAATATGCCGTCCGCCTCATCAAGAAGGGCAAGGCCTACGTCTGCGAACTCTCCTCCGAAGCGTTCAAGGACTACCGCGGCGTTCCGACCCGACCGGGCAAGGAACCGCCCGGCCGCGAGCGCTCGGTCGAGGAAAACCTCGAGCTGTTCGAAAAGATGAAGAACGGTGAATTCAACGACGGGGCCTGCGTGTTGCGCGCCCGGATCGACATGACTTCCCCCAACCTGCACCTGCGCGACCCGGCCATCTATCGCATCAAACGCGCCCACCACCACAATACCGGCGACAAATGGTGCATCTATCCGATGTACGACTTCGCCCACTGCATCGAGGATTCCATCGAAGGCGTCACCCACTCCATGTGCACCATGGAATTCGAAGTGCACCGCCCGCTCTACGACTGGATCCTCGAGGAGCTCGAGGTCTTCCAGTCCCGCCAGTACGAGTTCTCCAAGCTCAACCTGACCTACATCGTGCTCAGCAAGCGCCGGCTGCTGCAGCTCGTCAACGAAGGCCGCGTTTCCGGATGGGACGACCCGCGCATGCCCACGCTCTGCGGCATGCGCCGCCGCGGCTTCACCGCCGAAGCCATCAAAAAACTCTGCGCCATCGTCGGCTGCACCAAGTTCGAGGGCATCACCGAAATCGAGCAGTTCGAAAGCATCATCCGCGACGACCTCAACGAAAACTCGCTGCGCGCCATGGGCGTCGTCGATCCGATCAAGGTCGTCATCGAAAACTATCCCGACGACCTCGAAGAAGAATTCGAAGTGCCCAACCATCCGCAGAAAGAAGAATGCGGCGTCCGCAAGGTGCCCTTCTCCAAAGAGCTGTGGGTCGAGCGCACCGACTATATGGACGACGCCCCCAACAAGTTCAAGGGATTCACCGTCGGCCGCGAAGTGCGCCTGCGCAGCGCCTACCTCGTCACCTGCAACGAAGTCGTCAAGGACGACGAAGGCAACGTTGTTGAACTGCGCTGCACCTACGATCCGGAAACCAAAGGCGGCTCCGCCCCCGACGGGCGCAAGGTGCGCTCCACCATCCACTGGCTTTCCGCCAAGCACGCCATCGACGCCGAGGTGCGCCTCTACGACCGCCTCTACACCGTCGAGAATCCGCTGGCCGACAAGGAAAAGGACTTCAAGGATTTCATCAATCCCAAGTCACTCGAAGTCATTACCGCCAAGCTCGAACCGATGCTCGCGAACGTCGAACCCGGCGTGCGCTACCAGTTCGAGCGCGTCGGCTACTTCTGCGCCGACCTCGACCACACGCCGGAGAAGCCCGTCTTCAACCGCACCCTCACCCTCCGCGCCCCGCGGAAAGTATAA
- the xth gene encoding exodeoxyribonuclease III → MKIATFNANSIRSRLPILLQWLEDHKPDVLGIQETKAQDVDFPKEAIEAAGYHVVFRGEKSYNGVALICKSEPTDVKFGFDDGGPADETRLVRAMVDGVAVVNTYVPQGRAIDHVMYKYKLGWYARLKKLFEAEYAPDQPLAWIGDINIAVEPIDVNRPETRKDDPCYHIDAHNAFLDVCSFGFTDVFRKHHPDEEIYSFFDYRAKDAIAKNLGWRIDYVLTTDPLTAKSISCEIDLEPRKKEKPSDHTFMVAEFGA, encoded by the coding sequence ATGAAAATTGCAACGTTCAATGCCAATTCCATCCGCTCGCGCCTGCCGATCCTTCTCCAGTGGCTTGAAGACCACAAACCGGACGTGCTCGGGATCCAGGAAACGAAGGCGCAGGACGTGGATTTTCCCAAAGAGGCGATCGAGGCGGCGGGCTACCACGTGGTCTTCAGGGGGGAAAAGTCGTACAACGGCGTGGCGCTGATTTGCAAGAGCGAGCCAACGGATGTGAAGTTTGGTTTCGACGATGGCGGGCCGGCCGATGAAACCCGCCTGGTGCGGGCGATGGTGGACGGGGTGGCCGTGGTCAATACCTATGTCCCGCAGGGCCGGGCGATCGACCATGTGATGTATAAATACAAGCTGGGCTGGTATGCCCGGCTCAAGAAACTGTTCGAAGCCGAGTATGCGCCGGATCAGCCGCTGGCGTGGATCGGCGACATCAACATTGCGGTCGAGCCTATCGATGTGAACCGACCGGAGACGCGCAAGGACGATCCGTGCTACCACATCGATGCGCACAACGCGTTTCTGGACGTCTGTTCGTTCGGTTTCACCGATGTGTTCCGCAAGCACCACCCGGACGAGGAGATCTATTCCTTTTTCGACTACCGCGCCAAGGACGCCATTGCGAAAAACCTGGGCTGGCGCATCGACTATGTGCTAACCACCGACCCGCTAACCGCGAAAAGCATCTCGTGCGAAATCGATCTCGAGCCGCGCAAGAAGGAAAAGCCCTCCGACCACACCTTCATGGTGGCGGAATTTGGGGCGTGA
- a CDS encoding UPF0175 family protein, which produces MQIALPDEMVEGLDLTPERACLDLAIGLYAEQKVTLGRAAKLAGMAQSAFLKKLGELRIPMHYDLPELEEDLLMVRDA; this is translated from the coding sequence ATGCAAATCGCCCTACCAGATGAAATGGTTGAAGGCTTGGATCTAACGCCGGAGCGTGCCTGCCTAGATCTTGCCATCGGTCTCTATGCCGAACAAAAGGTCACGCTTGGGCGTGCTGCAAAACTTGCAGGCATGGCCCAGTCCGCATTCCTGAAGAAACTCGGAGAACTTCGTATTCCCATGCACTACGATCTCCCGGAGTTAGAAGAAGATTTGTTGATGGTGAGGGACGCGTAG
- a CDS encoding TlpA family protein disulfide reductase produces the protein MMMKHCIFNTIGIAAALFLGSCKPAPPTAAPATPVEIGQRIANAKAPLTLVHVWATWCDPCREEFPELVNIHHTYAGKGLELILVSADDPAATAEVEAFVAEHGSPVGSLVATELNQAFIETLSPDWGGALPASFFFKGGKIVSEWEGKRTYEEYAQTIETLLKP, from the coding sequence ATGATGATGAAACACTGCATATTTAACACGATCGGAATCGCCGCGGCGCTGTTCCTGGGTTCCTGCAAACCGGCGCCCCCCACTGCGGCCCCGGCAACGCCGGTCGAAATCGGGCAACGCATTGCCAACGCGAAAGCGCCCCTCACCCTCGTCCATGTCTGGGCCACCTGGTGCGATCCCTGCCGGGAGGAATTCCCGGAATTGGTCAACATCCACCACACCTATGCCGGAAAGGGGCTGGAGCTGATCCTCGTTTCGGCAGACGACCCCGCCGCAACAGCGGAGGTGGAGGCCTTTGTTGCCGAACACGGAAGCCCGGTCGGAAGCTTGGTGGCAACCGAACTGAACCAGGCATTCATTGAAACCCTCTCGCCCGACTGGGGAGGGGCGCTTCCGGCATCCTTTTTCTTCAAGGGAGGAAAAATCGTAAGCGAATGGGAAGGCAAACGAACCTACGAGGAATACGCACAAACGATCGAAACACTGTTGAAACCATAA
- a CDS encoding uracil-xanthine permease family protein has protein sequence MEEIGVPKKLVLGIQHVFAMFGATVLMPTLTGMDPSVALLAAGIGTFIFHGVTGGSVPVFLGSSFAFIGAIKAVAGEDGSGLPQALGGVICAGVVYLLMSLIVKLGGTNIMKRLFPAVVTGPVIMVIGLSLAPIGVGMASADWLLSMTAILTIIAVSCFMKGFFKLVPILIGIVVGYAVAAALGRVDYSAMQNTGGLFIGADNFTFPKFELAAILAIMPIAIVSVMEHIGDITTNGAVVGKDFFEKPGLHRTLLGDGLATMCSGLFGGPPNTTYSENTGVLAVTKNYNPSVIRIAAGFAIILGIFSPIGAFLRTIPVAVMGGVSFILFGMIASVGIRTISNAQLNFNRSRNLIIVALILVCGLGGVKVAVGNIAIEGIGLSALVGMVANLILHILLPDDPDND, from the coding sequence ATGGAAGAGATAGGTGTGCCGAAAAAGCTGGTGTTGGGGATCCAGCATGTGTTTGCCATGTTTGGCGCGACGGTGCTGATGCCGACGCTGACCGGGATGGACCCAAGCGTGGCGTTGCTGGCCGCCGGGATCGGGACGTTCATCTTCCACGGTGTGACGGGGGGATCGGTGCCCGTGTTTCTGGGGTCGAGCTTTGCCTTTATCGGCGCGATCAAGGCGGTCGCGGGCGAGGATGGCAGTGGTTTGCCGCAGGCGCTTGGCGGAGTGATCTGCGCCGGGGTGGTCTATCTCCTGATGTCGCTGATCGTGAAGCTGGGCGGCACGAACATTATGAAACGGTTGTTCCCGGCGGTGGTGACGGGGCCGGTGATTATGGTGATCGGCCTATCGCTGGCACCGATCGGCGTGGGCATGGCGTCGGCCGACTGGCTGCTGTCCATGACGGCCATCCTGACGATCATTGCGGTTTCGTGCTTCATGAAAGGCTTCTTTAAACTGGTGCCGATCCTGATCGGAATCGTGGTGGGCTATGCCGTGGCGGCGGCGTTGGGGCGCGTGGACTATTCGGCGATGCAGAACACCGGCGGCCTGTTCATTGGCGCGGACAACTTTACGTTCCCGAAATTCGAACTCGCCGCGATCCTGGCCATCATGCCGATCGCGATTGTTTCGGTGATGGAGCACATTGGCGACATCACCACCAACGGCGCGGTGGTCGGCAAGGATTTCTTCGAGAAGCCCGGCCTGCACCGTACGTTGCTCGGCGATGGCCTGGCCACCATGTGCTCCGGCTTGTTTGGCGGGCCGCCGAATACGACCTATTCAGAAAACACGGGCGTGCTGGCGGTGACCAAGAATTATAATCCATCCGTCATCCGCATTGCTGCGGGCTTTGCCATTATCCTCGGCATCTTCAGTCCGATCGGCGCCTTCCTGCGCACGATTCCCGTGGCCGTGATGGGTGGGGTCAGTTTTATTTTGTTCGGCATGATTGCCTCGGTCGGCATTCGCACCATCTCCAACGCACAGCTCAACTTTAACCGTAGCCGCAACCTGATCATCGTGGCGCTGATCCTCGTTTGCGGCCTGGGAGGCGTAAAAGTGGCGGTCGGCAACATCGCCATCGAAGGCATTGGCCTCTCGGCCCTGGTTGGCATGGTCGCCAACCTCATCCTGCACATCCTGCTGCCGGATGATCCGGATAACGATTAA
- a CDS encoding phosphatase domain-containing protein has translation MIPFRKVELETSGSLYLHSMPGKEEPLAECFQALEETSVDRIICLNRQDELDEKSPDYAKAIADGTLPCEHIHFPIGNFGVPEDREAFLTLAKEFAEQLKAGKNILVHCAGGVGRTGTLASCITTALNKPLSLVTAAGGKAETDQQRELIASL, from the coding sequence ATGATCCCATTCCGCAAAGTCGAACTCGAAACCTCCGGCTCGCTCTACCTGCACAGCATGCCGGGAAAAGAAGAACCATTGGCCGAATGTTTCCAGGCCCTGGAAGAAACCTCGGTCGACCGCATCATCTGCCTCAACCGTCAGGATGAACTCGATGAAAAGTCGCCGGACTATGCCAAAGCCATCGCGGATGGCACCCTGCCCTGCGAACATATTCATTTTCCCATCGGCAACTTTGGCGTGCCGGAGGACCGGGAAGCCTTTCTGACCTTGGCCAAAGAATTCGCCGAACAGCTGAAAGCCGGCAAAAATATCCTCGTCCACTGCGCGGGCGGCGTTGGCCGAACCGGCACGCTCGCCAGCTGCATTACCACCGCGCTGAACAAACCGCTCTCGCTCGTCACCGCTGCCGGAGGAAAAGCCGAAACCGACCAACAGCGCGAACTGATCGCATCCCTCTAA
- a CDS encoding nucleotidyltransferase family protein: MKSRLGWNRALQRPNPSSKVLHRSREYGINAPVFPLVGKFNMNVFFEFHKLVKELQQQKVQYAVIGGVAMAFHAYARFTKDIDLLTKPAELDKIKTILEIEGYKSSGEPWTFKNQIELHRFWKIIDAEEMVIDVLVARTERHNQIVDEALEAYSKHTGVVRVAKKEDLIWLKGQRNSPIDQADIETLRNESDKKL; encoded by the coding sequence ATGAAGAGCAGGCTCGGGTGGAACCGTGCCCTCCAACGACCAAATCCTTCATCCAAAGTATTGCACCGCTCCCGCGAATACGGGATAAATGCGCCTGTTTTTCCTTTGGTTGGAAAGTTCAACATGAATGTTTTTTTTGAATTCCACAAACTGGTTAAAGAACTGCAGCAGCAGAAGGTGCAATATGCCGTGATCGGCGGCGTTGCTATGGCCTTCCATGCCTATGCCCGCTTTACTAAAGATATTGATCTTCTCACTAAACCGGCGGAGTTGGATAAAATTAAAACCATTCTGGAGATTGAAGGCTACAAAAGCTCCGGAGAGCCTTGGACATTTAAAAATCAGATTGAGCTACATCGCTTTTGGAAAATTATCGACGCAGAAGAGATGGTCATTGACGTACTGGTTGCCCGAACAGAAAGACACAATCAAATCGTTGATGAGGCGCTGGAGGCCTACTCCAAACATACCGGCGTAGTTCGTGTTGCAAAAAAGGAGGATTTGATCTGGTTGAAGGGCCAGCGGAATTCCCCTATAGATCAGGCAGACATTGAGACACTTAGAAATGAAAGCGACAAAAAACTTTGA
- a CDS encoding alpha/beta hydrolase fold domain-containing protein, whose translation MKTRYLIAAWMFCLSAYPQQRGNFTYDRIAERHDKNGDGIVAKDEFGGNPLMFDRIDANQDRKIDRKEFDAAIRARSNQQRPAIAGIDGNTAPLPRKQVRSRQPPEGVTLHRDLEYAVEEGQSLKLDLYLPEKTDTPPPLMVWIHGGGWKNGDKANVNGAILKLSSEGYAVASINYRLKDLSIHPKNIHDCKGAVRWLRAHAKEFGFDPEQVAVGGGSAGGHLSLLLGLSHGFAELEGTVGGNLDHCSAVKAIIDLYGPSDFSSFSKNSERFNKAHEFRMEQLKHASPTTYLTKNDPPVLILHGDQDKTVPVEQSILLDKRYKELGLESELHILEGAGHGGVVFSDDERFKLIKAFLDRHLK comes from the coding sequence ATGAAAACAAGATACCTGATTGCCGCATGGATGTTTTGCCTCAGCGCCTACCCGCAACAGCGTGGAAACTTCACCTACGACCGCATTGCGGAACGCCACGACAAAAACGGCGACGGGATCGTGGCCAAGGATGAGTTCGGTGGCAATCCCCTGATGTTCGACCGTATCGACGCCAACCAGGACAGGAAGATCGACCGGAAGGAATTCGATGCCGCGATCCGGGCACGGAGCAACCAGCAGCGGCCGGCCATCGCTGGAATCGACGGCAACACCGCCCCCCTGCCCCGGAAACAAGTCCGGAGCCGCCAGCCTCCGGAGGGCGTCACCCTCCACCGCGATCTGGAATATGCCGTGGAAGAGGGCCAATCCCTCAAGCTCGATCTCTATCTGCCGGAAAAAACGGATACCCCGCCCCCGCTCATGGTTTGGATCCATGGCGGTGGCTGGAAAAACGGCGACAAGGCCAACGTGAACGGGGCAATCCTCAAACTCAGCAGCGAAGGCTATGCCGTCGCCAGCATCAACTATCGCCTGAAAGACCTATCGATCCACCCCAAGAACATCCACGACTGCAAAGGCGCCGTCCGCTGGCTACGCGCGCATGCCAAGGAATTCGGCTTTGATCCCGAACAGGTTGCCGTTGGCGGCGGTTCCGCAGGCGGGCATCTTTCCTTGCTGCTTGGCCTCAGCCACGGTTTTGCCGAGTTGGAGGGCACGGTCGGCGGCAACCTCGACCACTGCTCGGCCGTCAAAGCCATCATCGACCTATACGGCCCCAGCGACTTTTCGTCGTTCTCCAAAAACAGCGAGCGCTTCAACAAAGCCCACGAATTCCGCATGGAGCAACTCAAACACGCCTCGCCCACCACCTACCTCACCAAGAACGATCCGCCGGTGCTGATCCTGCATGGCGACCAAGACAAGACCGTACCGGTCGAACAGAGCATCCTGCTCGACAAACGCTACAAGGAACTGGGGCTCGAATCCGAACTGCACATTCTCGAAGGCGCCGGCCATGGCGGCGTGGTTTTCAGCGATGACGAGCGTTTCAAACTCATCAAAGCGTTCCTTGATCGCCACCTAAAGTGA
- a CDS encoding thioredoxin family protein, with the protein MKLHRMIAIVLAASAVAASAGLGIGDKMVDADVKMKSTDDSMLTLKDVAGEKGTLVIFTCNKCPFVDAWQETMVKLGNTYSEKGVGVVFVNSNDPSVKGDTLENMKEMAKKEGYQFPYVQDSTSNVARNFGAAKTPDVFLFDAADKLVYQGAVGEGGRTVGDEIWLKDALEALVAGKKIEKSQTKAVGCGIKFR; encoded by the coding sequence ATGAAGCTACACCGAATGATAGCAATCGTATTGGCGGCAAGCGCCGTCGCCGCATCTGCCGGACTCGGCATCGGGGACAAGATGGTTGATGCCGATGTGAAAATGAAAAGTACGGACGATTCCATGCTGACCTTGAAGGACGTGGCGGGCGAAAAAGGCACGCTGGTCATCTTCACCTGTAACAAGTGTCCTTTTGTGGATGCGTGGCAGGAAACCATGGTGAAGCTGGGCAACACCTACTCGGAAAAAGGAGTCGGGGTTGTATTCGTCAATTCCAACGACCCGTCGGTTAAAGGCGATACGCTCGAAAACATGAAGGAAATGGCCAAGAAGGAAGGCTATCAATTCCCCTATGTCCAGGATTCCACCTCCAATGTCGCACGCAACTTTGGCGCCGCGAAAACGCCGGATGTCTTCCTGTTCGATGCCGCCGACAAACTCGTCTACCAAGGCGCTGTCGGAGAGGGTGGTCGCACCGTGGGCGACGAGATCTGGCTCAAGGATGCCCTCGAGGCGCTCGTGGCCGGAAAGAAGATCGAAAAAAGCCAAACCAAGGCCGTCGGCTGCGGCATCAAATTCCGCTAG
- a CDS encoding nitronate monooxygenase, producing the protein MGFGVSDWRLAHSVSKNGQLGVVSGTALDAVVARKLQDGDLEGHVRRALDHFPFPKMAKRVLDAFYVPKGLPENKPYRHIPMHSLEGLQAPQELCIVGNFVEVFLAKEGLSEPIGINYLEKIQLPHLPSIYGAMLAGVSVVIMGAGIPLTVPGILDALANHDAVEYPISVTGEDGKIEIVNMPFDPRAFMEDAAVPEALLRPDFLPIVSTEALASILLKRATGSIEGFIVEGNVAGGHNAPPRGAAVFNEAGEPVYGARDDAKLEKFREFGLPFWLAGSFGSPEGLAKALEEGAAGVQAGTAFALCEESGLIPEIRQELVREALAGKARVYTDAQASPTGFPFKVADLEGSLSEEAVYRHRKRICDIGFLRQPFRRADGKIGYRCAAEPIASYVAKGGVEADTVGRKCLCNALAANIGYPQRLADGTLEKCLITMGDDLVDISRFCPSGSPDYSAADVINTLLG; encoded by the coding sequence ATGGGTTTCGGCGTCTCAGACTGGCGTTTGGCCCATTCCGTATCGAAAAACGGCCAGCTGGGCGTTGTTTCCGGAACCGCACTCGATGCCGTGGTTGCGCGAAAGCTGCAAGACGGCGACCTCGAGGGGCACGTCCGGCGCGCGCTCGACCATTTTCCGTTTCCCAAGATGGCCAAGCGCGTCCTGGACGCCTTCTATGTGCCCAAGGGATTGCCGGAGAACAAGCCCTATCGGCATATTCCCATGCATAGTCTCGAGGGCCTGCAAGCTCCGCAGGAACTCTGCATCGTCGGCAACTTCGTGGAGGTTTTCCTGGCCAAGGAAGGGCTCAGCGAACCTATCGGCATCAACTATCTTGAAAAAATCCAGCTGCCCCACCTTCCGTCCATCTATGGCGCCATGCTGGCCGGCGTCTCCGTGGTCATCATGGGGGCGGGTATTCCGCTAACGGTTCCGGGCATCCTCGATGCGCTTGCCAACCACGACGCCGTTGAATATCCGATCTCCGTTACCGGGGAGGATGGAAAGATTGAAATCGTCAACATGCCCTTCGACCCGCGCGCATTCATGGAGGATGCCGCCGTGCCGGAAGCCTTGCTTCGCCCGGATTTCCTCCCGATCGTTTCCACCGAGGCGCTCGCATCCATTTTGTTGAAGCGGGCAACGGGCAGCATCGAAGGCTTCATTGTCGAAGGCAACGTGGCCGGCGGCCATAACGCACCGCCGCGCGGCGCGGCCGTCTTCAACGAAGCGGGCGAACCCGTTTATGGCGCGCGCGACGACGCCAAGCTGGAAAAGTTTCGCGAATTCGGGCTTCCGTTCTGGCTCGCCGGATCCTTCGGCTCCCCCGAGGGATTGGCTAAGGCGCTTGAAGAGGGGGCCGCCGGCGTACAGGCCGGAACCGCCTTCGCGCTGTGCGAAGAATCCGGCCTCATTCCCGAAATTCGCCAGGAGCTCGTTCGCGAGGCGCTCGCCGGCAAGGCGCGTGTCTACACCGATGCGCAGGCCTCGCCAACCGGTTTCCCGTTCAAGGTTGCCGATCTTGAAGGAAGCCTTTCCGAGGAAGCTGTCTACCGGCACCGCAAGCGCATTTGCGATATTGGTTTCCTGCGCCAGCCCTTTCGCCGGGCCGACGGGAAAATCGGCTACCGCTGCGCCGCCGAACCGATTGCCAGCTATGTCGCCAAAGGCGGGGTCGAAGCGGATACGGTTGGCCGGAAATGCCTCTGCAACGCACTGGCCGCCAATATTGGCTATCCACAGCGCCTGGCCGATGGAACCCTTGAAAAATGCCTCATTACCATGGGCGACGATCTCGTGGACATCAGCCGCTTCTGCCCCTCCGGCAGTCCGGACTATTCCGCCGCCGATGTGATCAATACCCTGCTCGGATAA